TAGCTATTGCTACGCAGCATACCATGCCCATGAAATTGCCCATCACGGAAGTGCCCTtcgtatatttcattttctttcagCTCATAGATGCCATAACCATGAAATTTTCCTGCTCTAAAGTTACCCTCATAGAGGCCAACTGAAGGAATCACCATTTTGCCATGGCCTATTAATAAACAAGAGGAATTTAAAACTTTATTTGGTTAGCTGTTAATGGTTATTATACCTTCTATTTCACCATTTCGAATTTGCCCAAAATAGACACGTCCATCAGGATACTCAAGGTAGCAGGTTCCATGCAGAACACCGTTGCGCCAACGCCCATAAGCATGAACACCAGCATATTTGGCATGGCTACGACTAAAAACGTGCGCTGTAGTACGCACACTCGGTAGTCTAACATCAGATGAATGTCCAAGCGCCGCTTTGACAGCCGACTCAATCTGTTCAAACCATAATTTTTTATCATGATGTGTACGGGCCAGCAAAGTAAATGTGCGCTCTGGAGTTGTAACGCGCAAACCAGTATCATTATCCATTTTAATCCATAATGTAACCAATGGGTATGTGTACAATTGCCCACTGACCTGACAGAAGCAATCGGAGAAAAGAATAAAAGTATGACTTGACATACTCATACTCATTGCATTGTAAGCCAATTTCAAAGAAACCGTCGTCGATGTAAGTATAACTCTTCTTTGTTTACGTCGAAAATGTCGTATTTTACTATTCCGTTCATTACGCTGCCAAAATTCTAAAGTATTCTCTGCCAGCTCCAAGTCGATACGTTGCTGGCGTGCAAAACCTTCCCAAGCGAAAAGGTGTTCGTTGAACTCTGTGCGCGTTTTTATGAGTTGTTCTAGAAATTGCACGTAATGCGGGAAAACTTGAAATGGCTGCTGGCAAATCCTTACCAGATCAATATTATGGTCACGTTGACCTGGTAATAAAGGTATGCTTgataatttattataatatttcGTGGCTTCGCTAAAACCATCAACAGAGTAAAGGTCACAGTAAGCTTTAGTGTACTGCGTGAACAATTCAATGCATTCCTGATAATGTTGGACAAATACTAATTCTGCAGGATTTGTGAAATCTGAGCGATAAAAATCCTCAAATGAACGCAACGTGCAAGCGACCATGCACAAAATTTTGTGAAAGCACTGACATATATGCTGTAGCTGTTTTAACACCAATGATGTACTCTTCTGTTGGAATAGCTCAATCATCTGTATGGGATGACGATATCTAAGCAAAAGGTTAAGTTGATGTTGAAGCCCAGTGTAATATGAATGATATTGACGTTGAAATTTACGCCGATTCTGCAAGGTGTAAGTGGCTGTAGCAAGCAGTAAAGGAATTGTTTTACGATTGGTAGCATCCCGCATATTTAGCGTTAGCAAGTGTTGCTCAAAACTTGACAGCTGCTGTTCTTTTAGTTGTACTTCGCCACGGGCATTCAAAAGAACAGTTTGAAAGTCGCCACAGCAAGCATTGAGTATATTCCTCTGAGTCACCTCCAATTCCGCTTTATCCAAATTTAGTTCTGTTGGGGAACTGATGTATGTTAAATCTTTTTGATTATCCAGCTGCAGCTGCGTGTTAAGACCCCAGTGGAATAATCTACCATCAAGTGTGCGTGCAACGCTATGTTCCCTTCCTGCAGCAACACTACACACTCCGAGTGATTCCAACTTTTGCAAGTAGTTTACACTGTTGCGTTTAATATGATCGCCAGTGCCTAGAAGGCCACCATTTTCAGCACCAAACGTACATACTTGAGTATGCAGGAGGGCATAGCCCTGCTTCAGAATTCCTTTAAGATTATGGTCGAAGTTATTTTGACTCGATTTGGTGCTGCTGTATGATCTTACCGAGGAATTGGAGCTCAGTTCTGGTTTTTTGTCTGCCGAATCTTCAAAAGCAGAATTTTGAACATCCAATTGATTTCCGATATTATGGCGACCTGGTAATGGAGAGGGAGTTGATGTAGGTagaagtaaaacatttttgtaatagaAAATAATAAGCATAAGAAAGTGCTACACTTACAAgcgttttggtgttgctttttaCTAAGTAATTCTAATGGATCATCTTGTATTGGATATTCACATTGCAGTAAAAGTACAAAGAATTCATCGCCAGCTACAATATCCAGTAGCACCTTGCTTTCTTCGATGAGTCGCAAGTGCTTGGGTTGCACTTCAGCATTAAATACATCCCCACAACTTCCCATTGCATAAAGTTCGCCTGTACGTGTTACAAAAATAACTCCACGAGACGCACAGCAAATCCGTTCAATGATTATGCCTTCCTCGGACAGTTCGAGGGGATCGAAAGATAGCGTCTCCCATGAATGCATGT
The Eurosta solidaginis isolate ZX-2024a chromosome 5, ASM4086904v1, whole genome shotgun sequence DNA segment above includes these coding regions:
- the Als2 gene encoding alsin homolog, coding for MANENTEEAFIIYREGVAQQLHWTSVPAFARQPAVRLCAVDQPDYLFVLLADGTLYMANKSLRSGESLQLRLHRTNIVDVGYCRHMSQLFVVTNKGDVEMQDMRESDNLNSHMHSWETLSFDPLELSEEGIIIERICCASRGVIFVTRTGELYAMGSCGDVFNAEVQPKHLRLIEESKVLLDIVAGDEFFVLLLQCEYPIQDDPLELLSKKQHQNACRHNIGNQLDVQNSAFEDSADKKPELSSNSSVRSYSSTKSSQNNFDHNLKGILKQGYALLHTQVCTFGAENGGLLGTGDHIKRNSVNYLQKLESLGVCSVAAGREHSVARTLDGRLFHWGLNTQLQLDNQKDLTYISSPTELNLDKAELEVTQRNILNACCGDFQTVLLNARGEVQLKEQQLSSFEQHLLTLNMRDATNRKTIPLLLATATYTLQNRRKFQRQYHSYYTGLQHQLNLLLRYRHPIQMIELFQQKSTSLVLKQLQHICQCFHKILCMVACTLRSFEDFYRSDFTNPAELVFVQHYQECIELFTQYTKAYCDLYSVDGFSEATKYYNKLSSIPLLPGQRDHNIDLVRICQQPFQVFPHYVQFLEQLIKTRTEFNEHLFAWEGFARQQRIDLELAENTLEFWQRNERNSKIRHFRRKQRRVILTSTTVSLKLAYNAMSMSMSSHTFILFSDCFCQVSGQLYTYPLVTLWIKMDNDTGLRVTTPERTFTLLARTHHDKKLWFEQIESAVKAALGHSSDVRLPSVRTTAHVFSRSHAKYAGVHAYGRWRNGVLHGTCYLEYPDGRVYFGQIRNGEIEGHGKMVIPSVGLYEGNFRAGKFHGYGIYELKENEIYEGHFRDGQFHGHGMLRSNSYTYVGEYQANAKCGYGVLDDMLTGDKYLGMFADNKRVGAGLCITMNGDYFEGLFANHELAGTGIAVLENDYYYEGELSVHGPIGSGTYYMPSNISAEAKVNDAGLNENDEFVNRQMLGNVLSGQLSGTWQDVRIISGSIAMNRHFFKYPKSIGSLVVDDSRKWRSLFENFEEEVAGSYAGNHSNKSDGNMTTTKTLWQRIASYIHAQRERERTLEQQDSIYNSTRSYFAKNISLGFSSSFDKLSLNSTNSLLNTAKSSILDLSSSLTDSRRSHSQETLYDAEYSDHGSVWGAQSFTHYNNEDNNSINGLFNAPINNWMHDTNTPSLSSSFDSLLNISESFNNNSFTSQNDMEIVPHFGITSLTEHDVSAIKDYLQQAFKDRYHPLYLLNQRIANCFYTSYGCWKVKPTPILARQAMREWESISKRVYKFVQKMFPALPDDYCLVQNSREVVSHITLIYPIVLSEGIYSTLFVLYANKCSVKDEMYRQNLLYSDKLKDDELATCLGLDSSLLPIVKHACYAEAIQTLKQLKEKYSPKEMLTVIEHCIQQITDAHKTIARVNTVILAADGMMPLTLFLVLRAAVPHLGAELALLDDLTGGSNFQFEMNGIAGYCYTTLKAAYEHITAMPLNKT